The following is a genomic window from Brevibacterium limosum.
GTATGCGGGACCTCCGCGTGGAGCCCGCCGAGGAGGACGACCGTATCGTCATCGCCGACGTGAGCGAGGACGAGGGAGAGGAACTCCCGCCATTTCAGACCCGGTTCGTGACCGTGGATGACCGTGATCGGCTGCTCGCCGAGGCGGCCCCGATGAACCGCGACGCCCGGCCAGGCGATCGACGCCGTTCCGTCCTCGTCGCGGATGATCTCGGGTTCGGAGAAACGGAATTCGTAGAACCCATCGGTGTCGAGGATCTCGGAGTCGTCCAGCTGCCAGACCTCGATGAGATCCTTGACCAGCGAACTCGCCGCTTCGGAAGCATCGGCATCCTGACCTTCGAAGGCGATGAAGACGAGTGCCCCGGACCCGGATGGAAGAATACTCATGGTCCCAGACTACGCTGGGCGTATGACGAACCATGCATCAGCCGACCCTGCCGCCGTCCTGTGGGATATGGACGGAACCCTGGTCGACACCGAACCGTATTGGATCCGCGCCGAGACCGAACTGATGAATGCCCATGGGCTGCCGTGGTCGGAGGAACAGGGACTCGACTTCGTCGGCAACGAGCTGATCGTCTCCGCCCGGATGATGCGGCAGGCCGGACTCGACCTGCCGGCCGAAGAGATCGTCGAGACGCTGATGGGCAAGGTCATCGCCCAGATCCGCGAGACCGTGCCGTTCCGCCCCGGTGCCCTCGAGCTGCTGGCCGAACTCAAGGCCGAGGGCATTCCGAACGTCATGGTCACGATGTCCTACCGCCCCTTGGCCGAGGCCGTCATCGCCAACTGCCCGCCGAACAGCTTCTCCGGGCTCGTCTCCGGAGATGAGGTCTCCGCAGGAAAACCGGATCCCGAACCCTATCTGCGCGGGGCGGCCCTGCTCGGCCTCGACCCGGGCGAGTGCGTGGCCTTGGAGGATTCGAAGCCGGGCTTGGCCAGTGCCGAGGCGGCCGGAACCATCGCGATCGGCGTGCCCCACTTCGTCGATCTCGAGCCCCGTCCGGGCCGCATCCTCTGGGACAGCCTCGAAGGCCGCGGTGTCGCCGACCTGCGACGCCTCCGTGCCGCACAGAGCGCCTGAGGACTACGCCCCGACGATCTTCGTGATCTCCGGAGTCGGGGGAGGGGTGTTGCCCCAGGCCGGGCACAGCGGTTTGAAGGTGCACCAATTGCACAGCGGCGACTTCTTCGGCCGCCACCGATCCGACTCCGCTGAGGCGATGATGTCCTTCCAGATCGCATCGATTTCGAACTGCGTCTGTTCGACCTCAGCCATCGTCGGATGGGACTTCAGCACGCTGCGCGAACCCAGGTACATCAGCTGCAGAGTGTGGACGAGTTCACCGGAGAGTCGATAGACGACGAGAGCGTAGAAGCCCATCTGGAACTTCGCCTCCCGCCCGTACTGCGGCTTCGGCTGCTTGCCCGTCTTGTAGTCGACGAGCCGCCGCTCGCCGCCAGGGGCGACATCGACCCGGTCGATGAACCCGCGCAGCTCGAGTCCGTTGTCGAGCTTCGTGCGGACGAACTTCTCCGTCTCCTCCGGTTCGAGATGCTCCGGATACTCGAGAACGAAATAGGAATCGATCAGCCGACGTGCCGATGTGAAGAACGTCTCCTTCTCCGATTCGTCCACGAAGATCTCGAGCACATCGGGGTCTTTCTCGACGAGCTCCTCCCACGCCGGCATGAGCATCGTCTGCGCCAGTTCGGCCGTGCGCTCGACCGCCGGTGCGGTGAACAGCTTCTCGAGCACCGAATGGACCACCGTGCCGCGGAATGCCGCCTGAGAAGGCGGCTCCGGCAGCTTGTCGATGCTGCGGAAGCGGAACTTCAGAGGGCATTGGATGAAGTCGTTGGCCCGGGAGGGCGAGAGACTGGTGAGCTCGGCCATAACTCCACTGTAACGACCTGCACGGACACGACGTGGCGACCAGCGGTCGGTGCCTCGTCGCTGTTAGGCTGAGTAATCGACCCTCTGTGGTCCGCTGACCACGACATCGACCGGAGGAATCCCTTCAATGGCCGCGAAAAACCACCACCCCGGTGCGTCATCGGGTCTGCGCCTGGGCACCGTCCTCGGCGCGCCGGTGATTCTGGCATGGTCGTGGTTCCTCGCCGCCATCGTGATCACCATCCTCTTCACCCCGTGGCTCAACCAGGTCCGTCCCGATCTGGGCATCGGGGCATGGTTCGTGGCCTTCGCCTACGCCGTGCTCCTCTTCGCCTCCGTGTTCCTCCACGAGCTCGCGCACGGAGTGGCCGGCCAGTTCTACGGCCAGAAGGTCGCTGCGATCGAACTCAATATCTGGGGCGGGTTCACCCGGTTCGAACCGCAGATGGACAATCCGCGCGACAAAGCGGCGATGACGAGCTTCGTCATCTCCATCGTCGGCCCCATCGTCAACATCGTTCTGGCTCTGCTGGGATGGTGGTGCCTCAGCGCCGCCAGCCCCACCTCGGTGCCTTGGCTGCTGCTCATCGCCGTCACCTTCGCCAACGTCGCCCTCGGCGCCATCAACCTGCTGCCGGGCATCCCGCTCGACGGCGGCTGGGCGCTGCAGGCGATCATGTGGCGCATCACCGGTTCGCAGTTCCTGGGCACGATCGTGGCCAGCTGGGTCGGACGCATCATCGCCATCGGGTTCATCGGCTGGTCGGTCATCACACCGCTGCTGGCCGGGGAACGACCCGCCCCGCTGACCGTGGCCTGGATGTCGCTCATCGCTATCATGCTGTGGTTCTCCGCCGGAGACGCCGCGACCCACGCCAAACGGGCCCGGAAGATGGAGACCTACGACCTGTCCCAGGTCATCCAACCGGCGATCGCCGCCACCTGGGACGCCGACCTGGCCGACACCCTCGACTATGCGAACACGCTCGGGAACGCGAAGGAACGCACTCTCATCGTCGTCCTCGACCAGAAGGGGCTGCCGTACGGTCTCGTCGACCGGCATGCGGCAGCCGGTCGCCTCGCCGAGACCCTCGAGGCCGTTCCCGCCGGAGAGGTCGCCCGCCCACTGGCCGGGTGGATCGGAGTGCCCAAGGACATCACGGCCCCGCACCTGCTCGAATCGCTCACCCACCGCCCCAAGGCACAGTTCAGCCTGGTCATGGACGGCAACACCCTCGTCGGAGTCATCGACCTGCAGGAGTTCTTCGACGAACTTCTCGCAGCCTGAGCCGGTTGTGTGAGGCAATCCTCACCAGCGTAGAGTGGACTCATCATGACTCAGCCACTGCATTCCCGGCCTCCGCGCGTTCTGGGCCGCGGAGAGAAGGTCCAACTCACCGACCCCAAGGGGCGGATGCACACCTTCGTGCTCGCCCCGGGTGAGCACTTCCATACGAACAAGGGCCTCATCAGCCACGATGACATCATCGGGCGCACCGAGGGAATCATCGTCGCGAACTCCGGGGGAGTGGACTTCCAGGTCTTCCGCCCACGGTACGAAGACTTCGTGCTCTCCATGCCCCGTGGGGCCGCGGTCGTCTACCCGAAGGACTCGGGGCTCATCGTCACCCTCGGCGACATCTTCCCCGGCTCAGTCGTCGTCGAGGCCGGCGTCGGATCCGGAGCCCTGTCGATGGCGCTGCTGCGTGCCGTGGGCGCAGGCGGGTCCGTGCATTCGTTCGAACTGCGAGAGGAATTCGCGACGATCGCGGCCGGCAACATCGCCGACTTCTTCGACGGCGAACCGGAGAACTGGTCGGTCACCGTCGGTGATCTCGCCGAGACCCTGCCGCAGACGTTCGGACCCGGCAGCGTCGACCGCGTCGTCCTCGACATGCTGACCCCCTGGAACACCCTCCAAGCCGTCAGCGAAGCGCTGACACCCGGCGGAATCGTCATCGCCTATGTGGCCACCGTCCCGCAGCTGTCCCGTTTCGTCGAAGCCCTGCGCGCTTCCGGCAGGTTCGCCGAACCCGAGTCGATGGAGGCCATGGTCCGCGGCTGGCACGTCGACGGACTCGCGGTCCGCCCCGACCACCGGATGATCGCCCACACCGGGTTCCTCATCATGGCCCGCCGGATGGCCGACGGCATCAGCCCGCTGGAGAAGAAGAAGCGCCCTCAGGGAGCCACCGCGGCCGCCGAGGATGTGGCGGCGTGGACGGGACCCGAGGTCACCGAGGCGGCCATCGGCACCCGCACCGCACACGGGAAGAAGCTGCGCCGGGTGATGCGCGAGGCCGGCAGACGCCTGCGCGACGAGCCCGAAGGATCCGGCGAAACGCCGACCACAGATGTCACAGACAGCCCGACCGACACGAGCACAGGGCCGAAGGAGGATCGATGACAGAGACCACGACCGAGGTGAAGAAGCTGCGCGAGGACACCGCGTCCCTGCGCCAGCAGCTCTACACAGCGGGCAAACGCAACGAGGCACTGTCGAAGACTCTGCGCACGGCCCGCGATGAGCTGGGCAGGATCAAAGAGGAGGCCAGGCGACTGACCGAGCCGCCGAACAACTGGGGGACACTCATCGCCCTCGGCGAGAATGCAGTGACCGCCGACGTCATCGTCGGCGGCCGCCGCATGCGTGTGGCCGTCGCCCCCGAGGTTGAGCCCGAGGTCCTGCATGCCGGAGCCGATGTGCTCCTGTCCGAAGGTCTCGTCATCATCGGCACCGGCGACTTCCCGCCCGTGGGATCGGTCGTCAACGTCCGCGAATTCGTCGACTCCCAGCGCATCCTCGTCGGAGCTCCCGGCGATGACGAACAGGTCTTCACCCTCGCTGCCGGCCTCGTCGAATCGGGACTGCGCGTCGGCGATGCCGTCGTCGTCGACACCCGCACCCACTATGCGCTGCAGGTCGTCGAGAAGCCCGAGGTGTCCTCGCTGCTGCTCGAAGAGGTCCCCGACATCACCTACTCGGACATCGGCGGACTGGCCGACCAGATCGAACAGATCAAGGATGCCGTCGAACTGCCCTTCGAACATCCCGAGCTCTACACCGAGCACGGACTCAAACCGCCCAAGGGGATCCTGCTCTACGGACCTCCCGGCTGCGGAAAGACGCTCATCGCAAAGGCCGTGGCGAACTCCCTGGCCGATCGCACCGGCACGGTGCGCACGAGCAAGACCTACTTCCTCAACATCAAAGGCCCGGAGCTGCTGGACAAGTACGTCGGTGAGACCGAACGTCAGCTGCGCCTGATCTTCGCCCGAGCGCGGGAGAAGGCCTCGGCAGGTTTCCCCGTCGTGGTGTTCTTCGACGAGATGGAATCGCTGTTCCGCACCCGCGGCACCGGCAAGTCCTCGGACGTGGAGACGACGATCGTGCCGCAGCTGCTCACGGAGATCGACGGTGTCGAACAGCTCGACAACGTCATCGTCATCGGTGCCTCGAACCGTGAGGATCTCATCGACCCTGCGATCCTGCGTCCCGGTCGCCTGGATGTGAAGATCCGCATCGAACGTCCCGACGCCGACGCGGCCCGGGACATCTTCGAGAAGTACCTCACGGCCGACCTGCCCCTGCACTCGAGCGTACTCGCCGGTCATGACACCCCCGCCGAGGCGGTCGCCGCGCTGATCGACAGCTGTGTCGAACGGATGTTCGCTGAGACACCGGAGAACGAATTCGTCGAGGTCAGCTATGCCGACGGTTCGAAGGAAATCCTCCACTTCTCTGCTTTCGCCTCCGGTGCGATGATCCACAACATCGTCGACCGTGCGAAGAAGGCGGCGATCAAGTCGCTGCTCGACACCGGTGAGCGCGGTCTGCGTCCTGGACACTTCGAGGATGCCATCGCCGAGGAATTCAGCGAGCACGAGGATCTGCCGAACACGACGAACCCCGACGAATGGGCACGGATCTCCGGGCGCAAGGGCGAGCGGGTCACTCATCTGCGGATGATGCACCTCGATACGACCAGGGGAGCCCCGACCGTGCCCTATGAGACCGAGATCGCCGAGGTGCGGCCGAACTCCGATCTCGTCTGAGTCTGCCGATGATCACGATGCGATGAACCGAGAGCCCGTCGTCTCCGTCGGTCGACGGAAGCGGCGGGCTCGGTTCGAAGTCAGGCGTCGGGCCGACGCGCGCAGATGTTCAGCGGCTGCGTCTGCGGCGGCCCGAACCGCCGGAGACGGCTGTGGCGATGAGGCGCCAGCCGACCAGAGTGATGAGATTGAGCGAGGTCGCCACGATCATGAAGCTCACCGGCACCGCAACCGGGTCCCCGCCGGCACCGGTGACTCCGCGCAGGACGAGCCCGACGAGGACGGTGATCGCCCAGACGCCGGTGCCCGTGGCCAGAGGAGCGATCGGCCGATCCCACACGGCCGTGAGCAGCCACGCGATGACGAGGGCTGCGACGAAGGGCCACGCTGTGGTCATCAGCCCCTGCGGATCGAAATTGTGAGAATGTGTGTAATGACCGACGATCGTGAACAGAACCACGAGGATGAGGTCGACGATCAGTGCGATGGGGAGATGCGATTTCTTCGTTGCCACGTCCCCGAGTCTAGACCTTGGAGGAGAATCAGATGCTCAGAGTCAGGCGCGTCATGGGGGCCGAGACCGAGTTCGGCCTCAGCCAGCCGGGCAACCCGCGGGCGAACCCGATGCGGGACTCGGCGCGTGTCGTCGACGCCTATGCCGGTCTCCGCGGGCTGAAGTCCTCCCAGAACTTCTGGGACTTCGCCACCGAGTCTCCGCTGGCCGATGCCCGCGGCTTCTTCATGAACATCGCCGACGCCGATGCCACCCAGCTGACCCACGTCCCGGCCGACGATGTCGAAGCCCAGTATCTGGCGAATGTCGTCACGGAGAACGGCGCCCGCTACTACGTCGACCACGCCCATCCCGAATACTCCTCCCCGGAGGTGCTCACCCCGCGCGATATCGTCACCTTCGACCGAGCCGGCGACCTCGTCGCATTGGAGTCGGTGCGGACGCTCGAGAAGAGCGCGGAGCCGGTCAATCTGTACAAGAACAACACGGACTCCAAGGGAGCTTCCTACGGCACCCATGAGAACTACCTCGTCGACCGGTCCACGGACTTCGATGACATCGTGGCCGGCCTCGTCCCGTTCTTCGTCACCCGTCAGATCCTGTGCGGATCGGGACGGGTCGGCATCGGTCGCGAGGGGGAGGGCAAAGGCTTCCAGATCTCGTCCCGGGCGGACTTCTTCGAAGCCGAAGTGGGACTCGAGACGACCCTGCGGCGGCCCATCGTCAACACCCGTGACGAACCGCACGCCGACCCGGCGAAGTACCGCCGTCTGCACGTGATCATCGGCGACGCCACGCTGGCGGAACCGGCGACGTTCGTCCGCTTCGGATCGACCTCCCTCGTCCTCGGACTCATCGAGGCCGGACTGGCGCCGCGGATCGAACTCGCGGATCCCCTGCAGTCGCTGTGGGACGTCAGCCACGACCTGGGCCTGTCGGCCCCGCTGCCGCTGGCCGACGGGACGACGAAGACGGCCCTGGAGATCCAGGAGATCTTCTATTCCGCCTGTCTCGAGCACGCCGACCCGGATGATGTCGAGACGAGCGAGGTGCTCGCCGAATGGCGCCGATTCCTCGACGGGCTCTCGACCGATCCGACGACTCTGGCCGACTCCATCGACTGGGTCGCCAAATGGGTGCTGCTGTCAAGCTACCGCTCCCGGGAAGGAATCGACTGGGACCATCCGAAGCTCGCCCTCATCGACGTCCAGTACCACGATGTGCGCCCGGAGAAGGGGCTGTTCCACAAGCTCGAACGGGCCGGACGCATCCGCCGGATGACCACAGACGCCGAGGTCGAAGCCGCCGTGACCAACGCCCCCGACGGGACCCGGGCGTTCCTGCGCTCCCTGGCGGTCAGCCGCCTCGGCGAGGATCTGGTGGCCGCGAGCTGGGATTCGCTCGTGCTCAACGCGGGATCCTTCGGCGTGGTGCGCCTGCCCATGCACGAACCGCTCAAGGGCACCCGCGAACTGCTTGCCGATCGGGTTGAGGGAATCGGGACCGCCGAGGGCCTGCTGGAGGCACTCGGAGTGGATAGACTGAGCGTGAAGAACGACTGAAGGAGTGTGAGATGAGCTCGCAGGAACAGGTCCAGAGAGACAAATCGTCCGGTGGGGGAGACGCCCCCGTCGATCCGCCGGAGGCAGTGCAGGGACAGATCAACACTCAGAACGTCGACTCCATCCTCGACGAGATCGACGGTGTGCTCGAATCGAATGCGGAGGAGTTCGTCAAGAACTTCGTACAGAAGGGCGGCCAATGAGATGGCAGGATTCCCTCCTGCCTTCTTGAGTTCGACGAGCAACTCCTTCGTCGAACTCGCCCGCTCCCTGGCGCCCGAAGCGCTGCCGCACCCCGGCGGCCGGGATCTGGCCGAACAGGCCCCGGACGGCACGACGATCATCTGCTTCCGCACGGCCGGCGGAATACTCATGGCCGGTGACCGGAGGGCGACGATCGGCAACCTCATCGCGTCGCATTCGATGGAGAAGGTCGATGCCGCCGATGACTTCTCCGTCATCGGCATCGCCGGCACCGCCGGTGTCGCACTCGACCTCATCCGGCTGTTCCAGCTCGAGCTCGAACACTACGAGAAGATCGAAGGCGCGCGCCTCTCGCTCAACGGCAAAGCCAACCGCTTAGCGGCGATGCTGCGCGGAAACCTCGGCCTGGCGATGCAGGGTCTGACCGTCGTCCCGCTGTTCGCCGGAGTCGACGAATCGAGACCGCAGGGTCAGATCTTCAGCTTCGACGTCACCGGCGGAAAGTACGAAGAGCACCGGTTCCATTCCATCGGCTCCGGATCCGGGTTCGCCCGCGGGGCACTGAAGAAGCTGTGGCGGGCCGATCTCGACCACGAGCAGGCGATCTCCGTGGCCGTCGAAGCCCTCTTCGACGCCTCCGACGACGATTCGGCGACCGGCGGGCCCGATTTCGTCCGCCGGATCGCCCCGACGATCTGCACCGTCGACCTTGACAACGGTGTCACCGAAATCGATTCGGCCACCGTCCTGGACACCGCCACCGAGGTCGTCGCCCGCCGCACCGCTGCCGCCCGGTGATGACCACGGCACCGTTACCGCGAAAGGATCGTGGATGAGTCAGGCACCGTTCTACGTCTCGCCCGAACAGCTGATGAAGGACCGGGCGGACTTCGCCCGCAAGGGCATCGCCCGAGGCCGGTCCGTCGTCGTCATGCGCTTCGACGAAGGCATCCTGCTGCTGGCGGAGAACCCGTCACCGACGCTGCACAAGATCGCTGAGATCTACGACCGGATCGGCTTCGCCGCCGTCGGCAAATACAACGAATTCGAGACGCTGCGCCAGGCCGGAGTCCGCTACGCGGACCTGCGCGGGTACTCCTACGACCGCACCGACGTCACCGCTCGGGGACTGACGAACGCCTACGCACAGACGCTGGCCGGAGTCTTCACCACCGAATCGAAGCCCTTCGAAGTCGAACTCGTCGTCGCCGAGCTCGGAGTCGCACCGGAGGGGGACCAGCTCTACCGACTCAGCTACGACGGGTCCGTCATCGACGAGACCGAACACGTGGCCATCGGCGGTCAGGCCGATGCGATCACCGCCTCCCTGGCCGGAGTGCGCAGCTCGCAGATGACTCTGCGGGAAGTGTTCGACCACGGCGTGGCCGCGCTGGGAGCCGCCACCCAGGCGACCTTGGACACCGATGCGCTGGAGGCCGCTGTCCTCGACCGCACCACGACGAAGCAGAGGACATTCCGACGCCTCGACGATGCGGCGATGAGCCGACTGCGGGAGGACTGAGTGGCACGCATCTACGGACTCGAAACCGAATACGGACTCGCCCACACCGCCGATTCAGAGGGCCGCCGCATCGGCCCCGAGGAGATCGCCCGCTACCTCTTCCGACCCGTCGTCGAATGGGGCCGGTCCTCGAATGTGTTTCTCCCCAACGGGTCACGCCTCTACCTCGACGTCGGATCCCACCCGGAATACGCGACTGCCGAATGCGATGACTTAGGCGATCTGCTCGCCCAGGACCGGGCCGGCGAAGGCCTGATGATCGATCTGCTTGACAAGGCACAGTCCGCGCTCGAGGCCGACGACATCGGCGGACGCGTGCACATGGTCAAGAACAACACGGACGCGGCAGGAAACTCCTACGGTTCCCACGAGAACTTCCTGATCCGCCGCACACTCGACTTCAACCGGCTGACCACGGTGCTGCTGCCCTTCCTCGTCTCGAGGCAGCTGCTCGTCGGGGCCGGAGCCGTCATCCCCCGCCGTTCGGCGTTCGCCCCCGACGAGGAGGCCGACCGGTCGGAGATGATGTTCGGCCTCTCCGCCCGCTCCGATGTCATGTGGGAGGGACTGTCCTCGGCGACGACGCGGTCGCGACCGATCATCAACGCGCGCGACGAACCGCACGCGGACGCGGAGAAGTACCGGCGGCTGCACGTCATCGTCGGGGATTCCTCGATGTCGACGGCCACCTCGGCGCTCAAGATCGGATCCGCGGTGCTCATGCTCGACCTCATCGAACAGGGCGCCAGGATCCCGGAGAACGGGCTGCGCCACCCGGTGCGCGATATTCGTCTCGTCGCCCGCGACCTCACCGGGCAGGTCGTGCTCGAACGTACGGACGGGACCACGACGACTCCGCTGGGACTGCTCGGCGACTACCGGGATCGGGCCCAGCGGATCGTGGAATCCGGGGAGCACAGCCTCGGCGATGATGATCTCGCCCACTATGTCATCGATCTGTGGACACGGATGCTCACAGCCGTGGAATCCCAGGACTTCTCGAGCGTGGACACGGAGATCGACTGGGTGATGAAACGCACCCTCATCGAGCGGTCCATGCAGCGCGGCATCGCCGATATCGCCGATGCGCGCATTCACCGCCTCGACATCGCCTTCCACGACATCACCCCCGCAACGGGCCTGTTTCCCAAACTCGAAGCCGCCGGGATGGCGAAGAGCCTCGTTCCCGCCGAGGCGGCCGAGCGGGCCAAGGACACACCGCCGGCGAGCACGCGCGCTGCGATCCGCGGCGAATTCGTGCGCGCCGCTCACGCCGCCCGTCGGGACTACACCGTCGACTGGGTGCACCTGCGGCTCAACGACGAATCCGGTCGAGCAGTCGCGCTCAAAGACCCGTTCGCGACGACTCACCCGCAGGCGGAAACACTCATCGCGGGCCTGTAAGATCGCCCTGTGATCCGGTCGAGCCCCCATCCGGGCACGGCCTCCCGTGACGAAAGGAAACCAGTGCGCACCAAAGTGCTCAGCGCCATCGCGGCCGGCCTGCTGCTGCTCTCGGCCTGCGGACAGGGTGAGGAGTCAGAGGACTCGACCACACCTCCGCCGTCGGTGGCCGCTCAGGACGCGAAGTCGACCGGTCTCGACGACATCACCGTCGACGGCAAGATCGGGAAGAAACCCGAGGTCAGCTTCGAGGCTCCACTGGTCATCGACGAGACCGAGAAGAAGGTGCTCAAGAAGGGCACCGGCGACAAGATCGCCGAGGGCGAGCAGGTCACGGCACAGATGACACTGGTCTCCGGCACGACCGGCAAGACCGTCGAGTCCAGCTACGATTCGGATTCCGCCGCCGGATTCCCCATGGACAAGGCCCAGATCTCCGAAGACCTCTTTGACGCGCTCATCGACGTCAAGGTCGGATCGCGCGTGATGATGTCGCTCAACGGCAGCGCCCAGCAGGGCGAAGCCTCCCAGACGCTGGTCTACATCATCGATGTCGAGGACACGACGAAACCGCTGACTCGCGCCGAAGGCACGAAAGCCGACCAGTCGGACAACCCCGTCACCGTGAAGTGGGGTGACGACGGTGCTCCGTCGATCTCGAAGCCGAAGGGCAAGAAGCCGACCGAGCTTGAGTCCTACACGACGATCGAGGGCGAAGGCCAGGAGGTCAAGAAAGGCCAGAGCGTCTCCGTGAAGTACTCCGGTTGGCTCTGGGACGACACGTCGAAGACCTTCGACTCGAACTGGAAGAAGGGCGGACAGCCTTTCGTCGTCGCCCCGGTCGGCGAGGCTCAGGTCATCGACGGCTGGAATGAGGGACTCGTCGGTCAGAAGGTCGGCGACCAGGTCGTCCTCGTCGTCCCACCGGACAAGGGCTATGGCGAACAGGGC
Proteins encoded in this region:
- the pafA gene encoding Pup--protein ligase, encoding MARIYGLETEYGLAHTADSEGRRIGPEEIARYLFRPVVEWGRSSNVFLPNGSRLYLDVGSHPEYATAECDDLGDLLAQDRAGEGLMIDLLDKAQSALEADDIGGRVHMVKNNTDAAGNSYGSHENFLIRRTLDFNRLTTVLLPFLVSRQLLVGAGAVIPRRSAFAPDEEADRSEMMFGLSARSDVMWEGLSSATTRSRPIINARDEPHADAEKYRRLHVIVGDSSMSTATSALKIGSAVLMLDLIEQGARIPENGLRHPVRDIRLVARDLTGQVVLERTDGTTTTPLGLLGDYRDRAQRIVESGEHSLGDDDLAHYVIDLWTRMLTAVESQDFSSVDTEIDWVMKRTLIERSMQRGIADIADARIHRLDIAFHDITPATGLFPKLEAAGMAKSLVPAEAAERAKDTPPASTRAAIRGEFVRAAHAARRDYTVDWVHLRLNDESGRAVALKDPFATTHPQAETLIAGL
- a CDS encoding FKBP-type peptidyl-prolyl cis-trans isomerase, coding for MRTKVLSAIAAGLLLLSACGQGEESEDSTTPPPSVAAQDAKSTGLDDITVDGKIGKKPEVSFEAPLVIDETEKKVLKKGTGDKIAEGEQVTAQMTLVSGTTGKTVESSYDSDSAAGFPMDKAQISEDLFDALIDVKVGSRVMMSLNGSAQQGEASQTLVYIIDVEDTTKPLTRAEGTKADQSDNPVTVKWGDDGAPSISKPKGKKPTELESYTTIEGEGQEVKKGQSVSVKYSGWLWDDTSKTFDSNWKKGGQPFVVAPVGEAQVIDGWNEGLVGQKVGDQVVLVVPPDKGYGEQGSEPSIPGDATLIFVVDILSAQG